A genomic region of Pseudomonas frederiksbergensis contains the following coding sequences:
- a CDS encoding phage late control D family protein, with product MDALIPKQVPEARFVLTYQQSNITHNISLHLLSLTYIDYLSGQADSLEVELEDTEGKWRDAWYPGHGDALTLAIGWEGAPLRTLGRFEIDEVELRCPPSTVTIHALAAGINTALRTTEHRAYENLTLDAVAKQIATRLGLELIGSIEPIKLDRLTQQDSDLTFLSNLADEYDYAFKVTGNKLVFHAISELAKGKPVARQLLQDQANVHLRDKIKDVPKAVEVKHKDPVKKQLVSYRIINGETVAVPSSASKTTTSADTKKSRKRAASAEVAKAKAKAELAKANRERTTGSWTAMGRPNLVSGNVVTLVAAGKLGGNYMILSSQHRMTRSGGYTVDQEVCRVSAPSIGFTLDNSKPDLALSTYGIEHEVVA from the coding sequence ATGGATGCGCTGATCCCCAAGCAAGTGCCCGAAGCGCGCTTCGTGCTGACCTATCAACAGAGCAACATCACCCACAACATCAGCCTGCATCTGCTCTCGTTGACGTACATCGACTATCTGTCCGGGCAGGCCGATAGTCTGGAGGTCGAGTTGGAGGACACCGAGGGTAAATGGCGGGATGCCTGGTATCCAGGGCATGGCGATGCACTAACCTTGGCCATCGGCTGGGAGGGTGCGCCACTTCGAACGCTGGGCCGCTTTGAGATCGATGAGGTCGAGCTGCGTTGCCCACCTTCAACCGTGACCATCCATGCTTTGGCTGCCGGTATCAACACGGCTTTGCGCACTACCGAACATCGCGCCTATGAAAACCTCACTCTCGACGCCGTGGCCAAGCAGATCGCAACCCGCCTGGGGCTGGAGTTGATCGGCAGCATCGAACCCATCAAGCTTGACCGCCTGACCCAGCAGGACTCCGACCTGACCTTCCTGAGCAACCTGGCGGACGAATACGACTACGCATTCAAGGTGACCGGCAACAAGCTGGTGTTCCACGCCATCAGCGAACTGGCGAAAGGCAAGCCGGTCGCCAGGCAGCTATTGCAGGATCAAGCCAACGTGCACCTACGCGACAAGATCAAGGACGTGCCGAAGGCCGTCGAGGTCAAGCACAAAGACCCGGTCAAGAAGCAGCTGGTCAGCTACCGAATCATCAATGGTGAGACGGTCGCGGTACCGAGCAGCGCCAGCAAGACCACCACCAGTGCCGACACCAAGAAGAGTCGCAAACGCGCCGCCTCCGCCGAAGTGGCTAAAGCCAAAGCCAAGGCCGAGCTGGCCAAGGCTAACCGTGAGCGCACTACGGGCAGTTGGACCGCCATGGGCCGTCCCAACCTGGTGAGCGGCAATGTGGTGACCTTGGTCGCCGCAGGCAAGCTGGGTGGCAACTACATGATCCTTTCGTCGCAACACCGCATGACCCGCAGTGGCGGCTACACCGTCGACCAGGAAGTCTGCCGGGTGTCGGCGCCGTCGATTGGTTTCACCCTGGATAACTCCAAGCCCGACCTGGCGCTGTCGACCTACGGTATCGAACACGAAGTGGTGGCTTAA
- a CDS encoding SDR family oxidoreductase translates to MSIALELEDLRTLVTGGTKGIGEAVVSRLREAGAKVLTAARSRPEHLPEDLFVSADITTTEGCASVFDAVHDRLGGLDIIVHVAGGSSAPAGGYAVLDDQEWQRALDLNLFSAVRLDRALLPMLLKQGSGVIIHVTSIQRQLPLPESTLAYAAAKAALSNYSKGLSKEVSPKGVRVVRVSPGWVETEASVAFVEEIARQNGTDYEGGRQIVMGSLGGIPIGRPAKPREVA, encoded by the coding sequence ATGAGCATCGCACTGGAACTCGAAGACCTCCGGACGCTGGTCACCGGCGGAACCAAAGGCATTGGAGAAGCCGTCGTCTCCCGACTTCGCGAGGCTGGCGCAAAAGTCCTGACAGCTGCGCGCTCGCGTCCCGAACACCTGCCCGAGGACCTCTTCGTCTCAGCGGACATCACCACCACCGAGGGTTGTGCCAGCGTCTTCGATGCCGTCCATGATCGTCTCGGCGGGCTCGATATCATCGTTCATGTCGCTGGCGGCTCATCGGCTCCAGCCGGTGGCTATGCGGTGCTCGACGACCAGGAATGGCAACGGGCTCTGGACCTGAACCTGTTCTCAGCAGTTCGCCTTGACCGAGCGCTGTTGCCTATGCTGCTCAAGCAAGGTTCGGGTGTCATCATCCATGTCACCTCTATCCAGCGGCAGCTTCCGCTGCCTGAATCCACACTTGCGTATGCCGCCGCCAAGGCCGCGCTCTCGAACTACAGCAAGGGCCTTTCCAAAGAGGTCAGCCCCAAGGGCGTGCGCGTGGTCAGGGTTTCACCGGGATGGGTGGAGACGGAGGCATCAGTCGCCTTTGTAGAGGAGATTGCGAGGCAGAACGGCACCGATTATGAGGGTGGCCGCCAAATCGTAATGGGCTCGCTGGGAGGCATCCCAATCGGACGCCCCGCTAAACCAAGGGAAGTAGCCTGA
- a CDS encoding carbonic anhydrase — MCESCDSTAAPDANGRRRFLRLAGLGAGALLLTGALPDSIVQAAEKKAPPPKPQNSISPDMALQRLIKGNQRYISGTSMTHDFKSEREALVSGQNPFAAVLSCADSRIAPEYAFDTARGDLFAVRVAGNFVTEEGLASLEYSVLVLGAPLILVLGHEDCGALTAGIKATKDNAVFPGHIQKLTDALRPSIEKVLKDPGGLLENATVQNVKDAVNNLKTASPVLTEALSKGTLKVVGGIYRLASGKVDLIA, encoded by the coding sequence ATGTGTGAATCCTGTGATTCAACCGCTGCGCCAGACGCAAATGGCCGTCGTCGTTTTCTCCGGCTTGCAGGACTAGGGGCTGGTGCCCTGCTGCTTACCGGTGCGCTGCCTGACAGCATCGTCCAGGCCGCCGAGAAAAAGGCTCCTCCTCCGAAACCACAAAACTCGATCAGCCCGGACATGGCCCTTCAACGACTGATCAAGGGCAATCAGCGATACATCAGCGGCACCTCCATGACACATGATTTCAAGTCCGAGCGTGAAGCCCTGGTCTCTGGCCAGAACCCGTTCGCGGCAGTGTTGAGTTGTGCTGATTCGCGCATCGCCCCCGAGTACGCGTTTGATACCGCCCGCGGCGACCTGTTTGCGGTGCGTGTCGCAGGCAACTTCGTCACGGAGGAAGGCTTGGCAAGCCTGGAGTACTCGGTCCTGGTTCTCGGCGCACCACTGATTCTGGTGCTGGGGCATGAAGACTGCGGCGCCCTCACTGCCGGCATCAAGGCAACAAAGGACAATGCGGTTTTCCCTGGACACATCCAGAAACTGACTGACGCACTCAGGCCCTCTATCGAGAAGGTACTCAAGGACCCGGGAGGTCTACTCGAGAACGCGACCGTGCAAAACGTCAAAGACGCGGTAAATAACCTCAAGACAGCCTCACCCGTACTGACTGAAGCGCTGAGCAAGGGCACGTTGAAAGTCGTCGGGGGTATCTATCGCCTGGCCAGCGGCAAAGTAGATCTGATTGCCTGA
- a CDS encoding DUF6338 family protein: MDIWNVDKLVFFIAFVVPGFISLKTYALLQPTQIKDTSQQLVDAVAYSSINYALLMGPIYAIEHIDLRSTHPTLYVLFYVVVLLLAPIGWAWAFLWLRKTQLLQRSIAHPTGKPWDFVFSQRTPYWVIVTLNDGRLVAGLYDSKSFASSSPAPEQIYLQETWVLNDNGGFERSRTDSAGIIILAKEIATLELFHLRAPQESDNDE; encoded by the coding sequence ATGGACATATGGAACGTCGACAAGCTGGTCTTTTTCATCGCATTTGTGGTTCCAGGCTTCATCAGCCTGAAAACGTATGCGTTGCTCCAGCCGACTCAGATTAAAGACACCTCTCAGCAGTTGGTGGATGCCGTTGCTTACAGCTCTATCAATTACGCCTTACTGATGGGCCCAATTTACGCCATTGAACATATCGACCTAAGGTCCACCCACCCAACGCTCTATGTTCTTTTCTACGTTGTAGTGCTGCTTTTGGCGCCAATCGGCTGGGCTTGGGCATTCTTATGGCTCAGAAAAACGCAGCTTCTTCAGCGTTCAATTGCACACCCAACTGGAAAGCCGTGGGATTTCGTCTTCAGCCAGAGAACCCCCTACTGGGTGATTGTTACGCTGAATGATGGACGTCTGGTTGCAGGGCTCTATGACTCGAAGTCCTTTGCCTCAAGCAGCCCGGCACCGGAGCAAATTTACCTCCAGGAGACTTGGGTGCTGAATGACAACGGCGGATTCGAAAGGTCGAGAACGGATTCTGCGGGCATCATCATCCTCGCTAAAGAAATCGCTACACTTGAGCTGTTTCACCTTAGAGCCCCACAGGAGAGTGACAATGACGAATAA
- a CDS encoding phage tail protein has protein sequence MADQQLPPALAGDERFALLCELLDETLTDLDLNVMLVYLIDLVKTSLLPTLADQFSLLDEAAWMLAESEEAKRNLIKSAAELHRFKGTPWAMREVIRLLGFGEVVLQEGLNNQVHNGSITRDGSHVHGAPSAWALYRVYLQRVITNDQAALLRRLLLSVAPTRCRLVSLDYQSVAIRHNGVARRDGQYNHGSS, from the coding sequence ATGGCTGATCAGCAGCTGCCCCCTGCGCTGGCCGGTGATGAACGTTTTGCGCTGCTCTGTGAGTTGCTCGACGAGACGTTGACCGACCTCGATCTCAACGTGATGTTGGTCTACCTGATCGACCTGGTGAAAACGTCACTACTGCCGACCCTGGCCGATCAATTCTCGCTCCTCGATGAGGCTGCCTGGATGTTGGCCGAGTCCGAGGAGGCCAAGCGCAACCTGATCAAGAGCGCCGCCGAACTGCATCGCTTCAAAGGCACCCCCTGGGCGATGCGCGAGGTCATTCGGCTGCTGGGGTTCGGTGAGGTGGTCCTGCAGGAAGGACTGAACAACCAGGTGCACAACGGCTCCATCACCAGAGATGGGAGCCACGTCCATGGCGCCCCTTCAGCGTGGGCGCTTTACCGGGTGTATCTCCAGCGCGTTATCACCAACGATCAGGCCGCGCTCCTGCGCCGACTTTTACTTTCCGTCGCACCGACTCGCTGCCGACTGGTGTCGCTCGACTATCAATCGGTAGCCATCCGACACAACGGCGTTGCTCGCCGCGACGGCCAATACAACCATGGGAGCAGCTAA
- a CDS encoding phage baseplate assembly protein V produces MGVELEYGEVSAVDYKTCRIRVRLDDRDGVQSYWLNVPQRNTQGIQCRPIMPELNEQVAVLLDADGVGGVYLGGIYSTVEPPPVIDEGTDYVRFKDGTVITYDQVASVMSLDCVGATLLKCAKNLTVESGDLVVVKAPSATLDIPQVTLNGDLQVNGNINATGTIMDTGGNSNHHDH; encoded by the coding sequence ATGGGCGTTGAACTGGAATACGGCGAAGTCAGTGCCGTTGATTACAAAACCTGCCGCATCCGTGTGCGGCTGGATGATCGTGATGGGGTGCAGAGTTACTGGTTGAATGTGCCCCAGCGCAACACTCAGGGTATCCAGTGCCGCCCGATCATGCCGGAACTGAATGAACAGGTCGCGGTGCTGCTCGATGCCGATGGTGTCGGTGGCGTGTACCTGGGCGGAATCTATTCAACCGTAGAACCGCCACCGGTAATAGATGAAGGGACTGACTATGTACGCTTCAAAGATGGCACCGTGATCACGTATGACCAAGTGGCCAGCGTGATGTCCCTGGATTGCGTCGGGGCGACCCTGCTCAAGTGCGCCAAGAACCTGACCGTCGAATCTGGTGACCTGGTGGTGGTGAAGGCGCCTTCAGCGACCTTGGACATCCCACAGGTCACCTTGAATGGTGACCTACAGGTGAATGGCAATATCAATGCTACCGGGACGATCATGGATACGGGAGGTAACTCAAACCATCACGATCATTAA
- a CDS encoding pyridoxamine 5'-phosphate oxidase family protein, translating into MQTDKTESLLHIARSIVAKVPYCMAITVTEAGHANARIVEPYSLSEHWSVRFLTGRQCRKVQEMQHAGRMTLSYQCDEDHAYVTLLGQAKVLDHDPALKSTLWRKNSDLWFPGGPFDPDVVVIELRVEQIELWCLKLGVAPPPLGLQAAILKRDGAEWITLVG; encoded by the coding sequence ATGCAGACCGACAAGACTGAATCACTTCTTCACATAGCCCGCAGCATCGTTGCCAAAGTGCCGTATTGCATGGCAATTACCGTTACCGAAGCGGGCCATGCGAATGCTCGTATTGTTGAACCCTATTCATTGAGCGAACACTGGTCGGTGCGTTTTCTGACGGGGCGGCAGTGCCGTAAGGTGCAGGAAATGCAACACGCTGGGCGAATGACCCTGTCTTACCAATGTGATGAAGATCATGCGTACGTGACACTGCTTGGACAAGCAAAAGTGCTGGATCACGATCCGGCACTCAAAAGCACGTTGTGGCGGAAGAATTCAGACTTGTGGTTCCCTGGCGGACCATTTGACCCGGACGTGGTGGTGATCGAATTGCGGGTCGAGCAGATTGAATTGTGGTGTCTAAAACTCGGCGTGGCCCCACCTCCGCTCGGCCTGCAAGCTGCAATCCTGAAACGCGATGGCGCCGAATGGATTACGTTGGTGGGCTGA
- a CDS encoding winged helix-turn-helix transcriptional regulator, with translation MRKIYTPSTAASEVEAVFKQLEGRWKLVILFHLFGGQVQRFSELEKLIPEISQKMLAQQLRQLEADGIVHRTAYPQVPPKVEYRMTEWGQALCPALDALLKWAELRETLKPAD, from the coding sequence ATGAGAAAAATCTATACGCCCTCTACTGCGGCTAGCGAAGTAGAAGCAGTGTTCAAGCAACTCGAAGGACGTTGGAAGCTGGTGATCCTGTTCCACCTCTTCGGTGGCCAGGTGCAACGTTTTTCCGAGCTGGAAAAGCTAATCCCCGAGATATCCCAGAAAATGCTCGCCCAGCAGTTACGCCAGTTGGAAGCGGATGGCATTGTGCATCGCACCGCCTATCCGCAAGTACCACCCAAGGTGGAGTACCGCATGACAGAGTGGGGTCAGGCGCTTTGTCCGGCACTGGATGCACTGTTGAAATGGGCGGAACTTCGGGAAACGCTCAAGCCAGCAGATTGA
- a CDS encoding DUF1652 domain-containing protein gives MFPLLQLCQIVESGFYPLSCTCTVNPDGSLRITIVEPESGRVELLITGMSTAKLSSVREIANFIGELRTELKAGRRAFAG, from the coding sequence ATGTTTCCTCTTCTTCAGCTTTGCCAGATTGTGGAGTCCGGTTTCTATCCACTCTCGTGCACCTGTACGGTGAATCCCGACGGATCGTTGAGGATCACGATTGTCGAACCAGAATCCGGACGCGTTGAACTACTGATCACGGGCATGTCGACGGCGAAGCTGAGCAGTGTCCGGGAGATCGCCAACTTTATCGGTGAGCTGCGTACTGAGTTGAAAGCCGGGCGCAGAGCGTTCGCTGGCTGA
- a CDS encoding GPW/gp25 family protein: MTTSIPYTSLTAAHWQPALGTSGEVVVGLRDIDQVIRILMTTPKGSDPHRPEFGSDLHLYLDWPTNRVTPHLVRETVDAIRVWENRVTVVQVQVLIDEAQITVRVLWRVANGITQVTEVPYARAA, translated from the coding sequence ATGACGACATCCATCCCTTACACAAGCCTCACCGCTGCTCACTGGCAGCCTGCCCTCGGCACCTCGGGTGAAGTGGTCGTGGGGCTGCGCGATATTGACCAGGTCATTCGGATCCTCATGACCACGCCCAAGGGCAGTGATCCTCATCGGCCAGAGTTTGGCAGCGATCTTCACCTCTACCTCGACTGGCCCACCAACCGTGTGACTCCGCACCTGGTGCGCGAAACGGTCGATGCCATTCGTGTTTGGGAAAACCGCGTCACGGTGGTCCAGGTGCAAGTCCTTATAGATGAAGCGCAGATCACCGTGAGAGTGCTCTGGCGCGTCGCTAATGGGATCACCCAAGTGACCGAGGTGCCTTATGCGCGAGCTGCCTAA
- a CDS encoding gp53-like domain-containing protein, translating to MADLPESNEWAPGVYQLETSDPVLGGPEGIDNLQARQLASRTKWLKDQIQKIINDAAPLASPTFTGDPKVPTPLAGDNDLSVSNTEFVRTALHGNTFIDVSGSGVLTLSAAQAGTGTLSLYGTLTGNRTIIVPTLPARFQVVNGTTGAFSLIVKTATGTGVAVTQDTSTLLFVTGANTIAQQQSDFDSVNLTGNPKSPTPPPGANDKSVVNSEFVQSAINGATSVNIAGAGNIVLTAAQLSAGIVYLSGVLTGNKTVIVPNVTARFQMQNVTTGAFTVTVKTAAGVGIAITPNTSSLLFCDATNVQLQQSDFISPVLRGKPLTALPPRFDVSTQVMSTEAAQARGHQYSGFWSFSGATPGAVGHVGGVVHCSGATNNSYSLPDSATNNIPVGAAIRVQNWGTYAMALSVQGADKMQENIDGMWTAATRSIPPDTYVDCMFIGMNLWLLTGTGVVGKTRPWACMLGPSGYQKLPSGLIVQWMTATFSGPGPASGAYNLPIAFPSMNFGCLVTMTDSVIYGASGTPFVAGMANGLGQVLLQTNYTASQSAGKVLAFGI from the coding sequence ATGGCCGATCTACCCGAATCAAATGAATGGGCACCAGGTGTCTATCAGCTCGAAACATCAGATCCTGTGCTGGGTGGGCCGGAAGGTATCGACAACCTCCAGGCAAGACAGCTCGCGAGTCGCACTAAATGGCTCAAGGATCAAATTCAGAAAATCATCAATGATGCAGCACCGTTGGCTAGTCCGACGTTCACGGGTGACCCAAAGGTGCCAACCCCGCTAGCCGGGGACAATGATCTGTCCGTGTCGAACACTGAATTTGTGCGCACGGCGTTGCACGGTAATACGTTCATTGATGTCTCGGGCTCGGGCGTTCTAACGCTGTCGGCGGCTCAGGCCGGGACCGGAACGCTGAGTCTGTACGGGACTCTCACCGGTAACCGGACGATCATCGTGCCGACATTGCCCGCGCGTTTTCAGGTGGTCAATGGCACCACTGGTGCCTTTTCCTTGATTGTGAAAACGGCGACCGGTACGGGGGTCGCGGTAACGCAGGACACGTCAACTCTGCTGTTTGTGACCGGTGCAAACACCATTGCTCAGCAGCAGAGCGACTTTGACAGCGTGAACCTGACCGGCAATCCGAAATCCCCCACGCCGCCCCCTGGAGCCAACGATAAGTCGGTAGTGAACTCCGAGTTTGTACAGAGCGCCATCAATGGCGCTACTTCGGTGAATATTGCTGGGGCCGGCAATATTGTGCTGACAGCGGCTCAACTGAGTGCAGGCATTGTGTACCTGTCAGGCGTGTTGACCGGCAACAAAACGGTGATCGTGCCAAACGTGACTGCTCGATTCCAAATGCAGAACGTCACGACGGGCGCCTTTACGGTGACGGTAAAAACGGCGGCGGGCGTAGGGATTGCGATCACGCCGAACACGTCCTCCTTGCTGTTCTGTGATGCCACCAATGTGCAGTTGCAGCAATCGGACTTTATCAGTCCGGTCCTGCGGGGTAAGCCGTTAACGGCCCTTCCTCCTCGGTTCGATGTCAGCACCCAGGTGATGAGTACGGAGGCAGCGCAAGCCCGAGGGCATCAGTATTCAGGCTTCTGGTCGTTTTCGGGGGCGACACCGGGAGCTGTCGGCCACGTTGGTGGGGTGGTCCATTGCTCGGGGGCTACGAACAACTCCTACAGTCTGCCTGACAGTGCAACGAACAACATTCCAGTAGGGGCTGCCATTCGGGTGCAGAACTGGGGCACTTACGCTATGGCCCTGAGTGTTCAGGGTGCCGACAAGATGCAGGAAAATATAGACGGCATGTGGACGGCTGCCACGCGCTCGATTCCGCCAGACACCTACGTCGATTGCATGTTCATCGGCATGAACCTTTGGTTGCTGACCGGCACGGGGGTGGTCGGGAAAACCCGACCGTGGGCTTGCATGTTGGGTCCGTCAGGCTATCAAAAACTACCATCCGGTTTGATCGTTCAATGGATGACCGCGACCTTCTCGGGTCCGGGTCCGGCTTCGGGCGCTTACAACTTGCCGATTGCTTTTCCGAGTATGAACTTCGGTTGCCTGGTCACCATGACGGACAGCGTTATTTATGGCGCCAGTGGGACGCCCTTTGTGGCAGGCATGGCTAACGGTCTTGGCCAAGTGCTTTTGCAGACGAACTACACCGCCAGTCAATCGGCGGGCAAGGTGTTGGCCTTTGGGATTTAA
- a CDS encoding nuclear transport factor 2 family protein yields MKIELPEPLASYLAAEKITDTEVLERCFAKDATVRDEGRTYKGLEAIKSWKQASQAKYQYSIEPLSSSQEGQTVTLLARLTGNFPGSPVELTYTVVLVDDKIASLEIR; encoded by the coding sequence ATGAAAATCGAATTGCCTGAACCGCTCGCCAGCTACCTTGCGGCCGAAAAGATTACTGACACCGAGGTGTTGGAGCGCTGCTTCGCCAAAGATGCCACCGTGCGCGACGAAGGCCGGACGTACAAGGGGTTGGAGGCTATCAAGTCCTGGAAGCAAGCCTCCCAGGCCAAGTATCAATACAGCATCGAACCATTGAGCAGCTCGCAGGAAGGACAGACCGTGACCCTGCTCGCTCGGCTTACGGGGAACTTCCCTGGCAGCCCTGTCGAGCTCACTTACACCGTTGTACTCGTCGACGACAAGATCGCATCCCTGGAGATTCGCTAA
- a CDS encoding phage tail assembly chaperone: MVYSSKTTGLFHDPDLGGELPVDAIEISAELHAELLTGQGNGKKISFDTEPPSLIERPPMSPEQLADIERAWRDGQLATTDSVVARHRDELEGGPTTTLKAEQYAALQVYRRELRDWPQSPGFPSQELRPAQPTWLIEQER; encoded by the coding sequence ATGGTTTATTCCAGTAAGACAACGGGACTTTTTCACGATCCAGATTTAGGCGGTGAGCTTCCGGTGGACGCGATTGAAATATCAGCCGAGCTACATGCCGAACTTTTGACGGGGCAAGGAAACGGCAAGAAGATCAGTTTCGATACTGAGCCGCCGTCTCTGATTGAGCGTCCGCCGATGTCCCCCGAGCAGTTGGCTGACATCGAGCGCGCTTGGCGTGACGGGCAGTTGGCTACGACCGACAGCGTCGTGGCGCGCCACCGTGACGAGCTAGAAGGTGGCCCGACAACCACGCTCAAAGCCGAGCAATACGCGGCGCTGCAAGTCTACCGGCGTGAGCTGCGTGACTGGCCACAATCGCCTGGCTTTCCCTCTCAGGAACTTCGTCCCGCTCAACCCACCTGGCTCATCGAGCAGGAACGGTAA
- a CDS encoding IS3 family transposase (programmed frameshift) → MTKQRRTFSAEFKREAADLVLKQNYSFIEASRSLGVGESVLRRWVDQLQQERTGITPQSKALTPEQQKIQELEARIARLEREKSIPKKGYRALDVGRSRAYALINQLSVHEPVDCLCEVFEVARSSYYAHRLRRLTPDVERLRLRSRVNELFTRGRSAPGSRSITVMMQEEGEQIGRFKVRGLMRELELVSKQPGSHAYKKATVERPDIPNILNREFDVEAPNQVWCGDITYIWAQGKWHYLAVVLDLYARRVVGWALSEKPDADLVVKALDVAYEQRGKPQGLLFHSDQGSQYASRQFRQRLWRYRMRQSMSRRGNCWDNAPMERVFRSLKTEWIPTTGYMTGQQAQRDISQYLMHHYNWIRPHQFNDGLAPAKTEEKLKTVSGIS, encoded by the exons ATGACCAAGCAACGCCGTACCTTTTCCGCTGAATTCAAACGCGAGGCTGCCGACCTCGTGCTCAAGCAAAACTACAGCTTCATCGAGGCCAGCCGCTCGCTCGGCGTTGGCGAATCGGTTCTGCGCCGTTGGGTCGACCAGCTTCAGCAGGAGCGCACAGGCATCACCCCACAGAGCAAGGCGCTAACTCCAGAGCAGCAAAAAATCCAGGAGCTGGAAGCTCGGATCGCTCGCCTTGAGCGCGAGAAATCGATAC CTAAAAAAGGCTACCGCGCTCTTGATGTCGGAAGATCTCGAGCGTACGCGCTGATCAATCAGTTAAGCGTCCATGAGCCAGTTGATTGCTTGTGCGAGGTGTTCGAAGTCGCCCGCTCGAGTTACTACGCACATCGTCTCAGACGGCTAACCCCTGACGTTGAGCGGCTCAGGCTGCGTAGTCGAGTGAACGAGTTGTTCACCCGGGGGCGAAGTGCGCCGGGCAGCCGCAGCATCACCGTGATGATGCAAGAAGAGGGTGAGCAAATCGGGCGGTTCAAGGTACGCGGCCTGATGCGCGAACTGGAGCTGGTCAGCAAGCAGCCGGGATCACACGCCTACAAAAAAGCGACGGTGGAGCGGCCTGATATCCCGAACATCTTGAACCGGGAGTTTGATGTCGAGGCGCCCAACCAGGTCTGGTGTGGCGATATCACCTACATTTGGGCGCAGGGTAAATGGCACTACCTTGCGGTTGTCCTGGATCTCTACGCGCGTCGAGTTGTGGGCTGGGCGTTATCAGAAAAGCCGGATGCAGATCTGGTGGTCAAGGCGCTGGACGTGGCTTACGAACAACGTGGAAAGCCTCAGGGGTTGCTGTTTCACTCGGATCAAGGATCGCAGTACGCCAGCCGCCAATTTCGCCAACGACTGTGGCGCTACCGTATGCGCCAGAGCATGAGTCGCCGAGGAAATTGCTGGGATAATGCGCCGATGGAACGGGTGTTTCGCAGTTTGAAAACAGAATGGATACCGACCACTGGCTACATGACCGGCCAGCAAGCTCAGCGAGACATCAGCCAGTACCTGATGCATCACTACAACTGGATCCGACCCCATCAATTTAACGATGGGTTGGCCCCGGCGAAAACTGAAGAAAAACTCAAAACCGTGTCCGGGATTAGTTGA
- a CDS encoding baseplate assembly protein — MRELPKPEFIKIDPAALEAELIARYEEKSGKTLYPAQIERLYIDQIAYAVTRLQMGIQNAGEQLLVRFARGPILDYLGELVATPRLLAQPAQCPLRFRMPAAVLAPLLIPVGTQVSTQDAKLTFVTDQDVVIAVGQTQVTVIATCLIAGELGNGWTIGQISSIGTSPAAGLVASNTRVTADGVEDEEDDRYRERIILAPEAFSNAGSRGAYRYHALAVHQSIIDVAVHGPDEGQPDGHVALYPLTTNGLPSDDLLQQVKNQVSGEKLRPLCDTVKALSPTEVGFQIKARLTFYANAVRSDAMAAAQAAADAYAVERRAGLGRDIVQEQLTALLQVTGVYRADLELPAALRELQGNEWANCTSIQLIDAGVAYG; from the coding sequence ATGCGCGAGCTGCCTAAACCCGAGTTCATCAAGATTGATCCTGCGGCGCTTGAAGCCGAACTGATTGCCCGCTATGAGGAAAAGTCCGGCAAAACCTTGTACCCGGCCCAGATCGAGCGCCTGTACATCGACCAGATTGCCTACGCCGTCACTCGGTTGCAGATGGGTATTCAGAACGCAGGCGAGCAGCTCCTGGTGCGTTTCGCTCGCGGACCGATCCTCGACTACCTCGGTGAATTGGTGGCTACACCCAGGCTCTTGGCACAACCCGCTCAATGCCCTTTGCGTTTCCGCATGCCCGCCGCCGTGCTGGCACCCTTGTTGATTCCTGTTGGAACTCAGGTCAGTACCCAGGATGCGAAGCTGACGTTCGTGACGGATCAGGATGTTGTCATTGCAGTGGGGCAGACCCAGGTGACTGTCATTGCGACGTGCCTGATTGCTGGTGAGTTGGGTAATGGTTGGACCATCGGACAGATCAGCAGCATTGGTACCTCGCCAGCAGCGGGGCTGGTCGCTAGTAACACCAGAGTCACAGCTGACGGTGTCGAGGACGAAGAGGATGACCGTTACCGTGAGAGGATCATCCTGGCGCCTGAGGCGTTCAGCAATGCCGGAAGTCGCGGTGCCTATCGCTACCACGCGTTGGCCGTGCATCAGTCGATTATTGATGTCGCCGTGCATGGGCCGGACGAAGGGCAACCAGATGGTCATGTCGCTCTGTACCCGTTGACCACCAACGGATTGCCATCGGACGACCTGCTGCAACAGGTCAAGAATCAGGTCAGCGGCGAAAAACTCCGTCCCTTGTGTGACACCGTCAAGGCATTGTCACCGACTGAGGTAGGTTTTCAGATCAAGGCACGGCTCACCTTTTACGCCAACGCAGTCCGCAGCGATGCCATGGCTGCCGCGCAGGCCGCAGCTGACGCCTATGCCGTAGAACGTCGGGCCGGACTCGGACGGGATATTGTGCAGGAGCAATTGACGGCACTGCTCCAGGTGACTGGTGTGTACCGCGCCGATCTGGAGCTGCCTGCTGCCTTGCGCGAACTGCAAGGCAACGAATGGGCAAACTGCACCTCAATTCAACTGATCGATGCTGGGGTGGCTTATGGCTGA